Part of the bacterium genome is shown below.
GAGCGGCTGCAAGAGCTGGCGTCGAAGTGGCGTCGGTTCGGCTATCGCGGCCTGCGTCGTCTCTTTAGGTGAGAGGGCTGGGAGATCAACCAGAAGCGCGCCTACCGGGTCTATCGCGAGATTGGGCTACAGGTGCGTCGACGGAAGCGGAGGCGTCTCAAGCGGGCTCCGCGCGGCCCCATGCCGCTGCCCTCGTCTCGCAACGAGGTCTGGGCGATGGACTTCGTCCACGACGCCCTGGTCGACGGCCGCAGGATCCGCGCGCTTACGATCGTCGATCTCTGCACGAGAGAGGCGCCGTGGATCGAGTTCTCGACCTCGATCCCGGGGGACCGAGTCGTTCGCATGCTCGCGCGGCTCGGGGAAGTCCATGGACTTCCCCGGCGGATCACATGCGACAACGGTCCCGAGTTCGTGAACCTTGCGCTCACGACCTGGGCAGAGGATCGTGGGATCGATCTTGACTACATCGAGCCCGGGGAGCCAGCGCAAATCGCCTTTGCCGAGAGCTTCTACGGGACGCTCCGAGGCGAATGCCTGAACGAGCACGGGTTCACGAGTCTTCGCGCTGCCCGGCGGAAGTTCGAGGCATGGCGGAGGCGTAAGAACGAGTAACGACCTCACGGCTCATTGGGCGAGCTGACGCCGAGGGAGTTCGCAGCAGGGCTGGCATAGCGACTGCCCCAGTTGATAGGGGCACGTCAGAACGAGCACGCGATTGGGCACGAAGTCAGAGCGGACCGCCTCAGCCAGCACCGCGAGCATGTAGACTGTCGAGCGCAAGCGGGCCCAGATGTCCTCTCAAACTCCGCGGGGGGCGTCTCGAGTCAACCCGTCGACGAGTGAACGCATGGCGATTCGCAGGATCTTCCTCTCATACTCACGCGACGATGACGAACCATTCGTTCGGCGACTATTCGACGATCTCACTGATGCAGGATTCGACGTCTGGTTCGACCGCGAGTCCATCGAATCGCGAGCGCTGAGCTTCTACCAGGAAATCCAGGACGCGATCTCGCGATGTGACCGTCTGCTCCTGGTGCTCGGTCCGAACGCCGTGAAATCGGACTACGTCAACCAGGAGTGGCGATTCGCACTCGAGACCGGCACATGCGTGAACCCGATCCTGCGCGCCGGTCGACCCGACAGCAACGACGACGCCTACGTTCTCGTCCCTGAAGAACTCTTTTTTCTCCACGTGGAAGACTTTCGAAGCGACGCCGACTACGCAGTCGCGCTGCGTAGTCTGACTCGGCAGCTGTCGGAGCCGTTGCCAGACATCGGAAAGCTGGTCGCCGTTCCGACACTGCCCGGCACGGTCGTCCGCAATCGCGAGCGTTTGACGGAACTTCGCGATCACCTCCTCCTTGCAGTCAGAACGCCGACGGTCGAAAGCGGAGAAGAGATGCGCATCAGCATCCACGGGATGGGTGGTATCGGGAAGAGTGTGCTGGCAAACTCTCTTGCGAGAGACCACGAGGTCAGACTTGCTTTCCCCGACGGAGTGTATTGGATTCCGGTTGGCCGGAGCCCGAGACTCCTTGACCTCCAGCGCCAGCTGATCGTCGCGCTGGGAGACGA
Proteins encoded:
- a CDS encoding integrase core domain-containing protein; this encodes MDFVHDALVDGRRIRALTIVDLCTREAPWIEFSTSIPGDRVVRMLARLGEVHGLPRRITCDNGPEFVNLALTTWAEDRGIDLDYIEPGEPAQIAFAESFYGTLRGECLNEHGFTSLRAARRKFEAWRRRKNE